In Nasonia vitripennis strain AsymCx unplaced genomic scaffold, Nvit_psr_1.1 unplaced0148, whole genome shotgun sequence, a genomic segment contains:
- the LOC107981459 gene encoding putative protein TPRXL, translating to MALPRHSGLCNMRERIRTLISNAPTLMMMLDHAAWGARLLFFVSYFYSLILFFFAVPPIPPMVAMQNLYPTDSPNHPVSSASPRRGSRSRSSSSSSSSSSSSSSSSSSNSSSSVKSKKRGSSSTFWPEKSLVRASLPKLEQMSIGNSNSNSNSNSNSNSNRNSNSNDSGRKRKAEVKAEGQIKKPCDEMKKSEKPSTHSNTEVKKDVRVPLSVSSLFNADVKAPLHDNKDHAHSSKRGLLRLDRSKGKENAPAPPKAAATASRGKVAPSSLHKTEAGPSQPKIPPRIIDDITFLD from the exons ATGGCTCTTCCAAGGCATAGTGGTCTGTGTAATATGCGGGAGCGCATAAGGACGCTGATATCTAACGCACCAACTCTAATGATGATGTTGGACCACGCAGCATGGGGCGCTAGAC TCTTATTTTTCGTGTCATATTTTTATAGtcttattttattcttttttgcAGTGCCACCGATACCTCCAATGGTTGCGATGCAAAATTTGTATCCGACAGACAGTCCTAACCATCCCGTTTCAAGTGCAAGTCCGAGAAGGGGCTCTCGCTCACGTTCGAGTTCAAGCTCGAGTTCCAGCTCGAGTTCAAGCTCATCGAGCTCGAGTTCAAACTCGAGTTCAAGTGTAAAGTCGAAGAAACGAGGATCCAGTAGCACGTTTTGGCCTGAAAAATCGTTGGTCCGTGCGAGTTTGCCTAAACTAGAGCAAATGAGCATcggcaacagcaacagcaacagcaacagcaacagtaACAGTAACAGCAACAGGAACAGCAACAGTAACGACAGTGGCAGAAAAAGGAAAGCGGAGGTTAAAGCAGAAGGTCAAATAAAAAAGCCTTGTGATGAGATGAAAAAATCAGAAAAGCCTTCAACGCATTCTAATACGG AAGTCAAGAAAGACGTTAGAGTTCCTCTTTCGGTTTCCTCGCTGTTCAACGCAg ATGTAAAAGCGCCTCTTCATGATAATAAGGATCATGCCCATTCGTCAAAGCGAGGCTTGCTGAGGCTGGATCGCAGCAAGGGGAAGGAAAATGCACCTGCTCCACCGAAGGCAGCAGCAACGGCATCTCGAGGGAAAGTAGCACCGTCATCATTGCACAAAACAGAGGCAGGTCCATCCCAACCCAAAATCCCGCCACGCATAATAGACGACATCACGTTCCTCGATtag